AAGACTACATCACGGGGCGCTTCGGGTAGGCGTTCCGTACACCTGATACGTATAACGAAATGGCAGAACCTGGAGATCCTTGATGGAAAGAGAACACTTCAGCAAGCAGTTTGATACGGACCTGAACGAGATCAGGGGGAAACTCCTTGAGATGGGGGGGAAGGTGGAGATGATGATCGCGCACGCCATGAAGTCTCTGGTGGAGCGTGATTCGGAGCTCGCCGAGCGGACGATCCGCTTTGACCACGAGATAAACCGCCTGGAAATGGAGATCGACGAGAAGTGCCTCGAAGTGCTGGCGCGCCGCCAGCCCGCTGCGCGAGACCTGCGCTTCATCACCATCGCGCTGAAGATCGTTACCGATCTGGAGCGGATCGGGGACCAGTGCGCCAACATCTGCAAGCGGGCCCTGGAGCTCAACGAGGAGCCGGTGCTCAAGCCCTACATCGACCTGCCCCGCATGGCGCAGGCTGCCTCCACCATGGTAAAGGAGGCGCTCGACGCCTTTGTGCGCGGAGATGAGCACCTTGCAGTGAAGGTCTGCCAGGACGACCAGATCGTCGACGACCTGAACGAGCAGATCCAGCGGGAACTGTTGACCTTCATGATGGGGGACCCCACCTCCATCGCGCGGGCCCTGAAGGTGAACCACATATCCAAATGCCTGGAGCGGGTGGCGGACCACGCCACGAACGTGGCGGAGATGGTGATCTTCATGGTGAAGGGGAAGGATATCAGGCATACGATCGCCTGAAGGTCCCACTGTAGGCCGGAATAAGCGGCAGCGTTTCCGGCATGCGCTGGTGCGGGCTGCGTCGGTGGTGGAGTGCCGGGAACGCCTGTCGGCTTATCCCGGCCTACATAAATACCATTACGCCGGAGTGCCCTCCGACTATACTCCGTTCACCACATTCTGCGGCTTTCCCGCCAGAAACGACGCCACGTTCTGAGCG
The DNA window shown above is from Geomonas sp. RF6 and carries:
- the phoU gene encoding phosphate signaling complex protein PhoU gives rise to the protein MEREHFSKQFDTDLNEIRGKLLEMGGKVEMMIAHAMKSLVERDSELAERTIRFDHEINRLEMEIDEKCLEVLARRQPAARDLRFITIALKIVTDLERIGDQCANICKRALELNEEPVLKPYIDLPRMAQAASTMVKEALDAFVRGDEHLAVKVCQDDQIVDDLNEQIQRELLTFMMGDPTSIARALKVNHISKCLERVADHATNVAEMVIFMVKGKDIRHTIA